A genomic stretch from Sphingobacteriales bacterium includes:
- a CDS encoding DUF4783 domain-containing protein has protein sequence MRVNKFRLIIPFLILSTISIIVLADIFDEIALAIKSGNSREIAKYFSARVELKINNTENIYSKAQAELLLRDFFNENPPVSFVIKHKSSSSKGLQYVIGYLQATTGKFRTYILCKDIDNVTYIQELQFEKEN, from the coding sequence ATGAGAGTCAACAAATTCAGATTAATTATTCCCTTTTTAATACTTAGTACCATAAGTATTATAGTTCTGGCGGATATTTTTGATGAAATTGCTCTTGCCATCAAATCCGGTAATTCACGGGAAATAGCAAAATACTTCAGCGCGAGGGTTGAGCTCAAAATCAACAATACCGAAAATATTTACAGTAAAGCACAGGCTGAACTTCTGTTGAGAGATTTTTTCAATGAAAATCCTCCTGTCAGCTTTGTTATCAAACATAAAAGCTCTTCCTCCAAAGGCCTTCAGTATGTCATCGGTTATCTGCAGGCTACTACCGGAAAATTCAGAACCTATATCCTTTGCAAGGATATTGACAACGTAACCTATATTCAGGAACTTCAATTTGAAAAAGAAAACTGA
- a CDS encoding class I SAM-dependent methyltransferase — MSLVDKTRFRDGHYVGLPADFNDSFVRIRIKLLKQFPGFTGKDLHLADVGCGNGNTVFLLNDDFRFCTGIDLFPENETVFRQTALERNCTNCEFIIKDIEKEEVTEQYDRIVCFEVIEHLRDENSVSQLYRMLKPGGLLAVTVPHKWWIFETHGAHLPFLPWNRVPFFSWLPRKCHEKWANARIYTRKRMIKLLQKHHFTVEYSCLITAPLDVLKDSIFKRFMKKFVFRKPTTSNPFLATNVFVIARKNQMMT; from the coding sequence ATGTCACTGGTTGATAAAACACGATTCAGAGACGGACATTATGTAGGCCTGCCAGCCGATTTCAATGATTCTTTTGTCCGGATCAGGATTAAGCTGCTGAAACAATTTCCCGGATTCACAGGGAAAGACCTCCATCTGGCAGATGTGGGCTGCGGAAACGGGAATACTGTTTTTCTCCTCAATGACGATTTTCGCTTTTGCACCGGCATCGACCTGTTTCCTGAAAATGAAACAGTCTTCAGGCAGACGGCTCTTGAAAGAAATTGCACCAACTGCGAATTTATCATAAAGGATATTGAAAAAGAAGAGGTTACAGAACAATACGACCGGATAGTCTGCTTCGAGGTCATCGAACACCTCAGGGATGAAAACAGCGTTTCGCAACTGTACAGAATGTTAAAACCGGGAGGACTGCTCGCTGTTACCGTTCCTCACAAATGGTGGATTTTTGAAACCCATGGCGCCCATCTCCCTTTTCTCCCCTGGAACAGGGTTCCCTTTTTCTCCTGGCTGCCCCGAAAATGTCATGAAAAATGGGCCAATGCCAGAATCTATACCCGTAAAAGAATGATAAAACTTTTGCAAAAACATCACTTCACCGTGGAATATTCCTGCCTCATTACTGCACCCCTTGATGTACTGAAAGATAGTATATTCAAGCGTTTTATGAAAAAATTTGTCTTCAGGAAACCCACTACTTCCAATCCGTTTCTGGCCACCAACGTTTTTGTGATTGCCCGGAAAAACCAGATGATGACTTAA